The genomic window GCCTGGCGGCCGACGTGCTGGGCGTCCCCACGCTCGTCATCGCCCGCACCGACGCCCTGGGCGCCAACCTGCTGACCAGCGACGTCGATCCCCGCGACCGGCCCTTCCTGACCGGCGAGCGGACGCCCGAGGGCTACTTCCGCGTGCGCAACGGGCTGGAGGCGGCCATCCAGCGCTCGCTGGCCTACGCGCCCTACGCCGACCTGCTCTGGTTCGAGACCGCCCGCCCCGACCTGGAGGAGGCGCGCCGCTTCGCGGAGGCCGTCCACCGCCGCTTCCCCGGCAAGCTCCTGGCCTACAACTGCTCGCCCAGCTTCAACTGGCGGCGCCATCTGGACCAGGCCGAGATCGCGCGCTTCCAGCGCGAGCTGGGCGAGATGGGCTACCGCTTCCAGTTCATCACCCTGGCCGGCTTCCACGCGCTCAACGCCAGCATGTTCCAGCTGGCCCGCGGCTACGCCGAGCGCGGCATGAGCGCCTATGTGGAGCTGCAGGACCAGGAGTTCGCCATGGAGCGCGAGGGGTACACGGCCACGCGCCACCAGCGCGAGGCCGGCGCCGGCTACTTCGACGCGGTGGCCGAGGTGATCAGCGGCGGGCTCGCCTCCACGCTGGCGCTGCGCGGCTCCACCGAGGAGGAGCAGTTCGAGGGCGAGGAGGGCCCGGAGCGCATCGCCGCCGAGGCCTGACGGCGCCGGGAGGGCGGGGGGTCGCCGCCCGCCCTCCCGGGCGGCCCTCACTCCGCCCCCTCCAGCCGGAAGCCCGCCTGGCGGAGCGCCGCCAGCGCCTCCGCCAGCCGCTCCTCCGGGACCAGGAGAAAGTCGGTCCGGTAGGAGGAGAGGG from Bacillota bacterium includes these protein-coding regions:
- the aceA gene encoding isocitrate lyase; amino-acid sequence: MEGGRVRERVRREAERLEREWAEESRWEGIRRDYSAYDVIRLRGSVRVDQPLARRAAERFWRLLHERPFVPALGAMTGGQAVQMVKAGLESIYLSGWQVAADANLAGETYPDLSLYPSNSAPALVRRIVRALLRADQIDWLEEREETDWLVPVVADAEAGFGGPLNVFELTRALIEAGAAAVHFEDQLAAEKKCGHMGGKVLVPTSQHIRTLQAARLAADVLGVPTLVIARTDALGANLLTSDVDPRDRPFLTGERTPEGYFRVRNGLEAAIQRSLAYAPYADLLWFETARPDLEEARRFAEAVHRRFPGKLLAYNCSPSFNWRRHLDQAEIARFQRELGEMGYRFQFITLAGFHALNASMFQLARGYAERGMSAYVELQDQEFAMEREGYTATRHQREAGAGYFDAVAEVISGGLASTLALRGSTEEEQFEGEEGPERIAAEA